In Blastopirellula sp. J2-11, a single genomic region encodes these proteins:
- the gndA gene encoding NADP-dependent phosphogluconate dehydrogenase: MSEQCDFGLIGLAVMGENLALNVESRGYSVAVYNRTTEKTDEFISGRAAGKKFVGCHTLEDLVKSLKAPRKVMMLVKAGPAVDSIIDQLIPLMDKGDIIIDGGNTLYSDTERRTKYVEEQGLLYSGTGVSGGEEGALKGPSLMPGGSEAAWPELKEIFQAIAAKVGPNDDIPCCEWVGPRGAGHYVKMVHNGIEYGDMQMICEAYFLLKHGIGLTNEELYDVFDEWNRGFLQSYLIEITRDIFSVKDEKTGDFLVDKVLDAAGAKGTGKWMSQLALDLGVPSTLVTTAVYARSLSAVKEARVRASKVLAGPKESYSGDKQQFIEHVRDALYASKIISYAQGFVQLQAAAAEHDWPLNYGDCALLWRGGCIIRAQFLDRIKEAFDADPNLENLLLAPYFTDAIDKAQAGWRNVVATAATLGVPAPAFAGALAYYDGYRRADLPANLLQSQRDYFGAHTFKRNDMDGTFHAEWLKLRKEPKA; this comes from the coding sequence ATGTCCGAACAATGTGATTTCGGTTTGATCGGTTTGGCCGTCATGGGCGAGAACCTCGCTTTGAACGTCGAAAGCCGCGGCTATAGCGTCGCCGTTTACAATCGCACGACGGAAAAGACCGACGAATTCATCAGCGGTCGCGCCGCCGGCAAAAAGTTTGTCGGCTGTCATACGCTGGAAGACCTGGTCAAGTCGCTCAAAGCTCCCCGCAAAGTCATGATGCTGGTCAAAGCGGGTCCGGCCGTTGATTCGATCATCGATCAGCTGATCCCGCTGATGGACAAGGGGGACATCATCATCGACGGCGGCAACACGCTCTACAGCGATACCGAACGTCGCACCAAGTATGTCGAAGAGCAGGGGCTGCTTTACTCGGGAACCGGCGTTTCCGGCGGTGAAGAAGGCGCGCTCAAAGGTCCGAGTTTGATGCCTGGCGGCAGCGAAGCGGCTTGGCCCGAATTGAAAGAGATCTTTCAGGCGATCGCCGCCAAGGTCGGTCCGAACGATGACATCCCGTGCTGCGAATGGGTTGGCCCGCGCGGCGCCGGTCACTACGTGAAAATGGTTCACAACGGCATCGAGTACGGCGACATGCAGATGATCTGCGAAGCCTACTTCTTGCTGAAGCATGGGATCGGACTGACCAACGAAGAACTGTACGACGTCTTCGACGAGTGGAACCGCGGTTTCCTGCAAAGCTACCTGATCGAAATCACCCGCGACATCTTCAGCGTTAAAGACGAGAAGACCGGCGATTTCCTGGTCGACAAGGTGTTGGACGCCGCCGGCGCCAAAGGGACCGGCAAATGGATGAGCCAACTGGCGCTCGACTTGGGCGTTCCCAGCACGCTGGTCACGACGGCCGTTTATGCGCGTAGCCTGTCGGCGGTCAAAGAAGCTCGCGTTCGCGCGAGCAAAGTGCTGGCCGGTCCCAAGGAATCCTACAGCGGCGACAAGCAGCAGTTCATCGAACATGTGCGAGACGCGTTGTACGCATCGAAGATCATCAGCTACGCCCAAGGCTTCGTGCAGTTGCAAGCCGCGGCGGCCGAGCACGATTGGCCGCTGAACTACGGCGACTGCGCCTTGCTGTGGCGCGGCGGCTGCATCATTCGGGCCCAATTCCTGGACCGGATCAAAGAAGCGTTTGACGCCGATCCGAACCTCGAAAACCTGCTGCTCGCTCCGTACTTCACTGATGCGATCGACAAGGCGCAAGCCGGCTGGCGCAACGTTGTCGCTACGGCGGCGACACTCGGCGTTCCGGCGCCTGCTTTCGCGGGAGCATTGGCCTACTACGACGGATATCGTCGCGCGGATCTGCCTGCCAACTTGCTGCAATCCCAACGCGACTACTTTGGCGCTCATACGTTCAAGCGAAACGACATGGACGGCACCTTCCACGCCGAATGGCTGAAGTTGCGTAAAGAGCCGAAAGCGTAA
- a CDS encoding HAD family hydrolase — MTYQIEPSKEFLVGIDSDGCVFDTMELKHKECFIPNIINYYELQGVSKYAREAAEFVNLYSKSRGINRFPALIEALEWLGKRPEVKARGYEIKIPQSIAQWVKEETKLGNPALEKKVAETGDAELKHCLEWSIAVNDMIAGMVRGVPPFPYVRQSLEKLKDSADMLVVSATPNEALEAEWSEHDLSKYVTSICGQEAGNKKETLTNATKYAENHTLMIGDAPGDYAAAKANNCLFYPINPGDEENSWKRFEAEAIDKFLSGEFAGAYQKGLLDEFDRYLPSRPSWPVED; from the coding sequence ATGACCTATCAAATTGAACCGAGCAAAGAATTTCTCGTTGGCATCGACTCCGACGGCTGCGTCTTCGACACGATGGAACTGAAGCACAAAGAATGCTTCATTCCCAACATCATCAACTACTACGAGCTGCAGGGAGTCAGCAAGTACGCTCGGGAAGCTGCCGAGTTCGTCAATCTCTACTCGAAGAGCCGCGGCATCAATCGCTTTCCGGCTTTGATCGAAGCGCTCGAGTGGCTCGGCAAGCGTCCTGAAGTCAAAGCACGCGGCTACGAGATCAAGATTCCGCAATCGATCGCGCAGTGGGTGAAAGAAGAAACCAAGCTCGGCAATCCGGCCCTCGAAAAGAAAGTGGCCGAAACCGGCGACGCCGAACTAAAGCATTGCCTAGAGTGGTCAATCGCCGTCAACGACATGATCGCCGGGATGGTCCGCGGAGTTCCGCCGTTCCCGTACGTTCGCCAATCGCTCGAAAAGCTGAAAGATAGCGCCGACATGCTGGTCGTTTCGGCCACGCCAAACGAAGCGCTCGAAGCGGAATGGTCGGAGCATGACCTGTCCAAGTACGTCACCTCGATTTGCGGGCAGGAAGCCGGCAACAAAAAAGAGACCCTGACCAATGCGACCAAGTACGCCGAAAATCATACGTTGATGATCGGCGACGCTCCCGGCGACTACGCCGCCGCCAAAGCGAACAACTGCCTCTTCTACCCAATCAATCCGGGCGACGAGGAAAACAGCTGGAAGCGATTTGAGGCCGAAGCTATCGACAAGTTCCTCAGCGGAGAGTTCGCCGGCGCCTATCAAAAGGGGTTGTTGGACGAATTCGATCGCTACTTGCCTTCGCGTCCCAGCTGGCCCGTTGAAGATTAA
- the zwf gene encoding glucose-6-phosphate dehydrogenase gives MSHTIVIFGASGDLTSRKLIPALYLLYRKGRLPDATRVVGVSRTEYSHDAWRADLEKTTKQFTGDSFEPKMWAEFAGQVFYQPGDLQDSTDMDRLATFLNELEEGESTRIYYLSTMPKLYPIAVEMLGAAGLADQSAGPRRVVIEKPFGTDLTTAEQLNTRVHKVFAEDHVYRIDHYLGKETVQNLLVLRFGNSIFEPLWNRNYIDHVQITVAEEVVVGRRGGYYDTSGVMRDMVQNHLLQLMMITAMESPVRFDADMVRGEKVKVLEAVRPMTGADFAQNTLRGQYKGYLNEEGVPSNSQTATFTALKLWIDNWRWQGVPFYLRSGKAMSCRTTQIVIQYKEPPLTLFDHCESMEGNRLVIQIQPAEGLQMHIQSKVPDAGMRTRTTDLDFRFRRQFAGDLPDAYQRLLLDAIQGDASLFARSDEVELAWGIVDPILAAWNSPAAPELVTYEAGGWGPDSSTDWMMKQGRQWFDVCPVIH, from the coding sequence ATGTCGCACACGATCGTGATCTTCGGCGCTTCCGGCGACCTGACAAGCCGCAAGCTGATCCCCGCGCTCTACCTGTTATATCGCAAAGGGCGCTTGCCCGACGCGACTCGCGTGGTAGGCGTTTCACGAACCGAATACTCGCACGACGCCTGGCGAGCCGACTTGGAGAAGACCACCAAGCAGTTCACCGGCGATTCATTCGAGCCGAAAATGTGGGCTGAGTTCGCAGGCCAAGTTTTTTATCAACCTGGCGATCTGCAAGATTCGACCGACATGGATCGTTTGGCGACCTTTTTGAACGAGCTGGAAGAGGGTGAGTCGACTCGAATTTACTATCTCTCGACCATGCCCAAGCTCTATCCGATCGCGGTCGAAATGCTGGGCGCCGCCGGCTTGGCGGATCAATCCGCCGGTCCGCGCCGCGTGGTGATCGAGAAGCCGTTCGGCACCGATCTGACGACCGCCGAGCAACTAAATACGCGCGTCCACAAGGTCTTTGCCGAAGATCACGTTTACCGCATCGACCATTATCTGGGCAAAGAGACGGTTCAAAACCTGTTGGTCTTGCGATTCGGCAACTCGATTTTTGAACCGCTCTGGAATCGCAACTATATCGACCATGTGCAAATCACGGTGGCCGAAGAAGTGGTCGTTGGCCGTCGCGGCGGATACTACGATACTTCAGGCGTCATGCGCGACATGGTGCAAAACCATCTGCTGCAATTGATGATGATCACGGCGATGGAATCTCCGGTTCGCTTTGACGCCGATATGGTCCGCGGCGAAAAGGTAAAAGTGCTGGAAGCGGTTCGCCCGATGACCGGCGCCGACTTCGCACAGAATACCTTACGCGGTCAATACAAAGGTTATCTCAACGAAGAAGGCGTCCCCTCCAACAGTCAAACCGCGACCTTCACCGCGTTAAAACTGTGGATCGACAATTGGCGCTGGCAAGGCGTTCCTTTCTATCTGCGAAGTGGAAAAGCGATGTCTTGCCGGACAACGCAAATTGTCATCCAGTACAAAGAGCCGCCGCTCACCCTGTTTGACCATTGCGAGTCGATGGAAGGGAACCGCTTGGTGATCCAGATTCAGCCGGCCGAAGGTCTCCAGATGCACATTCAGAGCAAAGTCCCCGACGCCGGGATGCGGACGCGTACGACTGATCTTGATTTTCGTTTCCGCCGCCAATTTGCCGGAGACTTACCGGATGCATATCAACGCTTGCTGCTCGACGCGATCCAGGGAGACGCGAGCCTGTTTGCGCGAAGCGACGAAGTCGAACTTGCGTGGGGAATTGTTGATCCCATCCTGGCCGCATGGAATAGCCCTGCTGCGCCTGAATTGGTGACGTACGAAGCGGGCGGTTGGGGCCCCGATTCATCAACCGATTGGATGATGAAGCAGGGTCGCCAGTGGTTTGACGTCTGTCCGGTCATTCATTAA
- a CDS encoding diphosphate--fructose-6-phosphate 1-phosphotransferase, with the protein MSAPKNMIVAQSGGPSPVINNTLRGIIEMASDLDNIGTVYGAHHGIEGVLKEELINLSDQPADEISLLRYTPAAGSIGTCRYKLKDWQNEDFDRVIEVFKAHNIGYFIYIGGNDSMDTANKMALMAQERGLDLIGIGGPKTIDNDVGDSEFKLIDHTPGYASTAKYWMHMVQYANEENQGSSPADPVLVMQAMGRKIGYIPAAARLADPHREMPLQIYLAESPCSLEELHQNVNEQLKKDGRCMVVISEGFNVGDIGEVKDSFGHTSFSSSQITVAQTVTNYLNQNGLAAKGAARCNVSGTDQRHAMAYASSVDLDEAYHAGQKAALLASKRESGFMSTILRNDGPVYSVRYDKAPLAEVANSERTFPKEWITANGYDVTDDFIRYAKPLLGEGMVSLPMVDGRQRMTRLQPLFADQKLAAYVPQADRQKAPK; encoded by the coding sequence ATGAGCGCTCCCAAGAATATGATCGTCGCCCAAAGCGGCGGCCCGAGTCCGGTGATCAACAATACGCTGCGCGGCATCATCGAGATGGCCAGCGACCTGGACAACATCGGCACCGTGTACGGAGCGCATCACGGTATCGAAGGAGTGCTGAAAGAAGAGCTGATCAACCTTTCGGATCAGCCGGCGGACGAAATCTCACTGCTTCGCTACACGCCGGCCGCCGGCTCGATCGGCACTTGCCGCTACAAGCTAAAGGATTGGCAGAACGAAGATTTTGACCGCGTGATCGAAGTCTTCAAGGCCCATAACATCGGCTACTTTATCTACATCGGCGGCAACGACTCGATGGACACCGCCAACAAAATGGCGTTGATGGCCCAAGAGCGCGGCTTGGATCTGATCGGCATCGGCGGTCCGAAAACGATTGACAATGACGTCGGCGATAGCGAGTTCAAGCTGATCGACCACACGCCAGGCTACGCATCGACGGCGAAGTACTGGATGCACATGGTTCAGTACGCCAACGAAGAAAACCAAGGGAGCAGCCCTGCCGATCCGGTGCTGGTGATGCAGGCGATGGGGCGCAAGATCGGTTACATCCCGGCGGCGGCGCGTCTGGCCGATCCCCATCGTGAAATGCCGCTGCAGATTTATCTGGCCGAATCTCCCTGTTCGCTGGAAGAGCTGCACCAAAATGTCAATGAGCAGCTGAAAAAAGATGGCCGCTGCATGGTCGTCATCAGCGAAGGCTTCAACGTGGGCGACATCGGCGAAGTGAAAGACTCGTTCGGGCACACTTCGTTCAGCTCAAGCCAAATCACGGTCGCCCAGACCGTGACCAACTATCTGAATCAAAACGGCCTGGCCGCCAAAGGCGCGGCTCGCTGCAACGTCTCCGGCACCGATCAGCGTCACGCGATGGCGTACGCATCAAGCGTTGACCTGGACGAAGCGTATCACGCCGGTCAAAAGGCGGCGCTGTTGGCGTCGAAGCGTGAGTCGGGTTTCATGTCGACCATTTTGCGGAACGACGGACCGGTTTATAGCGTTCGCTACGACAAAGCCCCGCTGGCCGAAGTCGCCAACAGCGAACGGACATTCCCCAAAGAATGGATCACCGCCAACGGTTATGATGTAACTGACGACTTTATTCGCTACGCCAAGCCGTTGCTGGGCGAAGGGATGGTTTCGCTGCCGATGGTGGACGGTCGCCAGCGAATGACTCGGCTGCAGCCGCTGTTCGCCGACCAGAAGCTCGCCGCTTACGTGCCGCAAGCCGATCGCCAGAAGGCGCCGAAATAA
- a CDS encoding SDR family oxidoreductase, translated as MSDSYLRGLFGLEGRTAIVIGATGVLGGAIAEGLAQAGANVVVSGMNEGRGTAQAVRIQELGGEAIFQPVDAVSRASLTKLKEITLDKFGSVDMLVNCAGINSSVPYEEITEEDWDRVIATNLTGTHLACQIFAPLMAEQPGGGSILNIGSVTAHLPLSRVYAYSASKAAVVNLSQNVAREYATRKVRVNVLCPGFFPAEQNRKILDQDRVSNIMAQTPMKRFGEPEELVGAAITLLSPKAGSFITGATIYVDGGFTSMRF; from the coding sequence ATGTCGGATAGTTATTTGCGGGGCTTGTTCGGTCTCGAAGGTCGAACAGCCATCGTCATCGGCGCGACCGGCGTATTGGGCGGGGCCATTGCCGAAGGGCTGGCCCAAGCCGGCGCCAACGTCGTCGTGTCTGGCATGAACGAGGGACGTGGGACCGCACAAGCGGTCCGCATCCAGGAACTCGGCGGTGAGGCGATCTTTCAGCCGGTGGACGCCGTTAGTCGGGCGTCGCTGACCAAGCTGAAGGAGATCACGCTCGACAAGTTCGGTTCGGTCGACATGCTGGTCAATTGCGCCGGCATCAATTCGTCGGTACCTTACGAAGAAATCACGGAAGAAGATTGGGACCGTGTGATCGCGACCAATCTGACCGGCACGCATCTGGCCTGCCAAATTTTTGCACCGCTGATGGCTGAGCAACCCGGCGGCGGATCGATCTTGAACATCGGCAGCGTGACCGCGCATTTGCCGCTGTCGCGCGTTTACGCCTATTCAGCCTCTAAAGCGGCGGTCGTCAATTTGTCGCAAAATGTGGCCCGCGAGTATGCGACGCGCAAGGTGCGCGTCAATGTTCTTTGTCCTGGTTTTTTTCCGGCGGAACAAAACCGAAAAATCTTGGATCAAGATCGCGTTTCCAACATCATGGCGCAAACGCCGATGAAACGCTTTGGCGAACCGGAAGAACTCGTAGGGGCGGCGATCACCCTCTTATCCCCCAAGGCGGGCAGCTTCATCACCGGCGCAACAATCTACGTTGACGGCGGATTTACTTCGATGCGATTCTAG